From the Montipora capricornis isolate CH-2021 chromosome 2, ASM3666992v2, whole genome shotgun sequence genome, one window contains:
- the LOC138030175 gene encoding uncharacterized protein — MSTPICRSPFVRKRPVICPVLGEWTCFKRREDLMVVLADVARIQDTSLLKDSFSFSLNAFLALWNRVGYFLSSSEEDFVENASNCREHMRLLPYDDAVEFISQLLTREGKLILKIFNPVYSDSNTPTVETVAVEPLADDDEQKLDQASEGDSDLSEKSSTNDSETRILRRRNGSKRGQGFVSDSIEDERIQKKGKIESSDFPTLDLQSALVNDCCPNEDETLLSLIKAFLQKKEDRMLKQIEEVQLARSCLEERIKELEVDFERHLAEEKEIRRTKDESIKALQDELQISNNKRKALENKLQGIKQFLQVDQDENNTASS; from the exons ATGAGTACACCGATTTGTAGATCGCCTTTTGTTCGAAAGAGACCTGTAATCTGTCCCGTGCTTGGAGAATGGACATGCTTCAAACGGCGTGAAGATCTCATGGTTGTGTTAGCCGATGTTGCCCGCATACAGGACACAAGCCTTCTAAAAGATTCATTTTCCTTCTCACTGAACGCTTTCCTAGCCTTGTGGAACCGGGTTGGCTATTTTTTATCGAGCAGTGAAGAAGATTTTGTCGAAAATGCCAGTAATTGCAGAGAGCATATGCGATTACTACCGTATGACGATGCGGTTGAATTTATTTCACAGCTTTTGACGCGAGAAGGAAAATTGATTCTAAAGATTTTTAACCCCGTATATTCAGATAGTAATACACCAACCGTGGAAACAGTAGCCGTAGAACCTCTAGCAGATGACGATGAGCAGAAACTGGATCAGGCCTCTGAGGGAGATAGCGATCTCAGCGAAAAATCATCCACGAACGACTCTGAGACCAGAATATTAAGACGGCGGAATGGATCGAAAAGGGGACAAGGCTTTGTGAGCGATTCGATAGAAGATGAAAGAATCCAGAAGAAAGGCAAGATCGAAAGCTCAG atTTCCCCACATTAGATTTGCAGTCAGCGTTGGTAAATGACTGTTGCCCAAATGAGGACGAAACCTTGTTGTCCCTTATTAAAGCATTCTTGCAAAAGAAGGAAG ACAGAATGCTGAAACAGATTGAAGAAGTGCAATTAGCACGAAGTTGTCTAGAGGAAAGAATCAAAGAGCTTGAAG TTGATTTCGAACGGCATCTTGCGGAAGAAAAGGAAATAAGAAGAACTAAAGATGAATCGATCAAAGCCCTCCAAG ATGAATTGCAGATATCAAATAACAAGAGAAAGGCTCTTGAAAATAAGTTACAGG gtaTAAAGCAGTTTCTTCAGGTGGATCAAGATGAGAATAACACAGCCAGCTCCTAG